One window of Nocardia sp. NBC_00508 genomic DNA carries:
- a CDS encoding DUF302 domain-containing protein, whose protein sequence is MEYRVALVESAPETVLRVPREIRPNPTLLGEDIVEGMRELTQIAQRAGLTASGAPTITFHHELPVDEAIPVDFGVPVEPAPKLGPSSGAEVVVVPGTLVARTCHRGSYRDLGAAYVALREWLHNSGYRPTGPPTEAYLIGPDEVTDPRRLLTEIRLPVAPAPAISIHLDAPFDVAVRRTREALRQQGLSVIAEVDVQATLHEALGEHIENYLLLGVCDPGLTYRALTADRQAGLLLSCSVVVRSVDTGTLVEATDPELLVRGTQPALRPVAEDARRLLAAALESLREPAPA, encoded by the coding sequence ATGGAGTACCGGGTGGCTCTGGTGGAGTCGGCACCCGAAACGGTGCTGCGGGTACCACGGGAGATCCGTCCGAACCCGACTTTGCTCGGCGAGGACATCGTCGAGGGAATGCGGGAACTGACCCAGATCGCGCAACGCGCCGGATTGACCGCCAGTGGTGCGCCGACGATCACGTTCCACCACGAGCTGCCCGTCGACGAGGCGATCCCGGTGGATTTCGGCGTACCGGTGGAACCAGCGCCGAAGCTGGGCCCGAGTTCCGGCGCGGAAGTGGTGGTGGTGCCCGGAACGCTCGTCGCCCGCACCTGCCACCGCGGCAGCTACCGCGATCTCGGCGCCGCCTATGTGGCGCTGCGGGAATGGCTGCACAACTCCGGCTATCGGCCGACCGGACCGCCGACCGAGGCGTACCTGATCGGTCCCGACGAGGTGACCGATCCACGGCGGCTGCTCACGGAGATCCGCTTGCCGGTGGCCCCCGCGCCGGCCATCTCGATACATCTCGACGCGCCGTTCGACGTGGCTGTCCGACGAACCCGGGAGGCGTTGCGGCAGCAGGGGCTCAGTGTGATCGCCGAGGTCGATGTGCAGGCCACACTGCACGAGGCGCTCGGCGAACACATCGAGAACTACCTGCTCCTCGGTGTCTGTGATCCGGGGCTGACCTATCGCGCGCTGACGGCCGATCGCCAGGCCGGACTACTGCTGTCGTGCAGTGTGGTGGTGCGCTCGGTCGACACCGGCACGCTGGTCGAGGCCACGGATCCCGAGTTGCTGGTGCGCGGCACCCAGCCGGCGCTGCGGCCGGTCGCCGAAGACGCGCGCCGGCTACTCGCCGCCGCGCTGGAGAGCCTCCGTGAACCGGCACCGGCGTGA
- a CDS encoding ABC transporter ATP-binding protein produces MTEPAICITGLTKSFGTVRALDGLDLSVRTGEIHGFLGPNGSGKTTTIRILLGLLRADSGTVRMLGGDPWSDAVALHARLAYVPGEVLLWPGITGGEVIDVMGRLRGDTNRRRRAELLERFDLDPHQKARAYSKGNRQKVALVAALSSDAELLLLDEPTVGLDPLKEAEFQRCITESKSEGRTVLLSSHVLAEVEALCDRVSIIRRGRTVESGTLSELRHLTRTTITVETIRPATDLDAVTGVHDLVRDGTHTRFDVDTAHLDPVLRILADLGVRSLTSAPPSLEDIFLRHYGAPVPAAEEKR; encoded by the coding sequence ATGACCGAGCCCGCGATCTGCATCACCGGTCTCACGAAGTCGTTCGGTACCGTGCGGGCGCTCGACGGTCTGGACCTGTCCGTGCGCACCGGTGAGATACACGGATTTCTGGGGCCGAACGGCTCGGGCAAGACAACGACGATCCGGATCCTGCTCGGACTGCTGCGCGCCGACTCCGGGACGGTGCGCATGCTCGGTGGCGATCCCTGGTCCGACGCGGTCGCCCTGCACGCCCGGTTGGCCTACGTGCCCGGTGAGGTCCTGCTCTGGCCCGGGATCACCGGTGGCGAGGTGATCGACGTGATGGGGCGACTGCGCGGGGATACCAATCGGCGGCGCCGCGCCGAGCTGCTGGAGAGATTCGATCTGGACCCGCACCAGAAGGCGCGCGCCTATTCGAAGGGCAACCGGCAGAAGGTCGCGCTCGTCGCGGCATTGTCCTCGGACGCGGAACTGCTGCTGCTCGACGAGCCGACCGTCGGCCTCGACCCGCTGAAGGAGGCCGAATTCCAGCGCTGTATCACCGAATCGAAGAGCGAGGGCCGGACCGTGCTGCTGTCCAGCCATGTTCTCGCCGAGGTGGAGGCGCTGTGCGACCGGGTGAGCATCATCCGGCGCGGACGCACCGTGGAAAGCGGCACGCTGTCCGAGCTGCGGCATCTGACGCGCACCACGATCACCGTCGAAACCATCCGGCCGGCAACGGATCTGGACGCGGTGACGGGCGTGCACGACCTGGTCCGCGACGGCACGCACACCAGATTCGACGTCGACACCGCCCACCTCGACCCGGTGCTGCGCATACTGGCCGATCTCGGCGTACGCAGTCTCACCAGCGCACCGCCGAGCCTGGAGGACATCTTCCTGCGCCACTACGGCGCCCCGGTCCCGGCAGCCGAGGAGAAGCGGTGA
- a CDS encoding adenosine-specific kinase has protein sequence MELTAVRIDKPDDLNVIIGQSHFIKTVEDLHEALVGIGPQLRFGLAFCEASGPRLVRRSGNDDDLVELATKNAVAVGAGHSFIVFLREGYPVNVLNAVQHVPEVCGVFCATANTVEVLIAETELGRGIVGVIDGAAPLGVESADDEEDRRQLLRRIGYKL, from the coding sequence ATGGAGTTGACTGCGGTGCGTATCGACAAACCGGACGATCTCAACGTGATCATCGGGCAGTCCCACTTCATCAAGACGGTGGAAGACCTCCATGAGGCACTGGTCGGGATCGGTCCGCAGCTGCGCTTCGGGCTGGCGTTCTGCGAGGCATCCGGGCCGCGGCTGGTCCGTCGCTCCGGCAACGACGATGACCTGGTCGAGCTCGCCACGAAGAACGCGGTCGCGGTCGGCGCGGGACACTCGTTCATCGTGTTCCTGCGCGAGGGATACCCGGTCAATGTGCTCAACGCGGTGCAACACGTTCCGGAGGTCTGCGGCGTTTTCTGTGCCACAGCGAATACTGTCGAGGTGCTGATCGCGGAGACGGAGCTGGGCAGGGGCATAGTCGGCGTGATAGACGGGGCCGCGCCGCTTGGCGTGGAAAGCGCGGACGACGAGGAAGACCGCAGGCAGCTACTCCGCCGGATCGGCTACAAGCTGTAG
- a CDS encoding universal stress protein, whose amino-acid sequence MAATESASHSTAVDYPILAAVDGSPSSFQAVAWAAVEAALHHRAMHIVTSMAIRTGFGPGISLGEADLEWLRSDGERILTEATRVARTAAPGEEPAITTELTFELIIPLLIERSARARMLVVGSRGRGAFQRGLLGSVSTATTHHAHCPVAVIHGASAIDAVSARQPVLVGVDGTSNSAPAVELAFEEASRRNVDVVALHAWSDSSGLDVPVRGWDGARESAEAVLAESLAGWAERYPDLAVRRIVTVDRPARSLLDQSANAQLVVVGTHGRGGFVSMVLGSTSNALLHSVEVPLLVVRSR is encoded by the coding sequence ATGGCCGCCACCGAAAGCGCCTCGCACTCAACAGCGGTCGACTATCCCATCCTGGCGGCCGTGGACGGCTCGCCCAGCTCGTTTCAGGCGGTAGCGTGGGCTGCCGTCGAAGCAGCCCTGCATCACCGCGCCATGCACATCGTCACCTCGATGGCGATCCGGACCGGTTTCGGGCCGGGCATCTCGCTGGGCGAGGCCGACCTGGAGTGGTTGCGCAGCGACGGCGAACGCATCCTCACCGAGGCCACGCGCGTTGCACGGACGGCCGCGCCCGGCGAGGAACCTGCCATCACCACCGAGCTGACCTTCGAACTGATCATTCCTCTGCTCATCGAGCGGTCGGCGCGAGCGCGGATGTTGGTGGTCGGCAGCCGCGGGCGCGGCGCTTTCCAGCGGGGACTGCTCGGTTCGGTGAGTACCGCGACAACTCACCACGCGCACTGTCCGGTCGCGGTGATCCACGGTGCCTCGGCGATCGATGCCGTGTCGGCTCGGCAACCGGTGCTCGTGGGAGTCGACGGAACCAGCAACAGTGCGCCCGCCGTCGAGCTCGCGTTCGAGGAGGCGTCTCGGCGGAATGTCGACGTGGTCGCCTTGCACGCCTGGAGCGACAGCAGCGGGCTGGACGTACCGGTCCGCGGATGGGACGGCGCTCGGGAATCCGCCGAGGCGGTCCTGGCCGAGAGTCTCGCGGGCTGGGCCGAGCGCTACCCGGACCTCGCCGTGCGGCGCATCGTCACCGTGGACCGCCCGGCGCGATCCCTGCTCGATCAGTCGGCGAACGCCCAGCTCGTGGTGGTCGGCACGCACGGTCGAGGCGGATTCGTCAGCATGGTGCTCGGGTCGACGAGCAATGCGCTGCTGCACTCGGTAGAGGTGCCCCTGCTCGTCGTTCGTTCGCGATGA
- a CDS encoding universal stress protein, giving the protein MRASNNPPVLVGVDGSSPALAAVRWAAIYAANRRAPLHIVYTIGAPRDFGPGISVPYLDYDSYLQEGRTALDLARKTAVSTTSPTGELDISTDLVEAPPIPVLRDRSGSARLLVVGTHGLGAFSRTVLGSVSTALARHAACPVAVIPETADPSDGAVVVGVDGSGRSAHAIEIAFDEAAHRGAELVAVHTWSEFFRYASRSEMQEEAEALLAQSLAGYGEKYPEVPVRRIVVENRPAKRLLEEGEHAQLIVVGSHGRGGFAGMTLGSVSQAVLHGANKPVIIVRSVS; this is encoded by the coding sequence GTGCGCGCCAGCAACAATCCCCCCGTCCTCGTCGGCGTCGACGGCTCGTCGCCCGCGCTTGCCGCCGTGCGCTGGGCCGCCATCTATGCGGCCAACCGTCGCGCGCCGCTGCACATCGTGTACACGATCGGCGCGCCGAGGGACTTCGGCCCCGGAATCAGTGTTCCGTATCTCGACTACGACAGCTACCTGCAGGAGGGACGGACAGCGCTCGACCTCGCGCGCAAAACCGCCGTCTCGACAACCTCCCCCACCGGGGAACTCGACATCAGTACCGATCTGGTCGAGGCACCGCCGATCCCGGTCCTGCGCGACCGATCCGGCTCCGCGCGTCTACTCGTCGTCGGCACCCACGGGCTCGGCGCCTTCAGCCGCACCGTCCTCGGCTCGGTCAGCACGGCGCTGGCCCGGCACGCCGCATGCCCCGTCGCGGTGATCCCGGAGACCGCAGACCCCTCCGACGGGGCTGTGGTGGTCGGCGTCGACGGGTCGGGGCGCAGCGCCCACGCCATCGAGATCGCCTTCGACGAGGCCGCGCACCGCGGTGCGGAGTTGGTCGCGGTGCACACTTGGTCGGAGTTCTTCCGCTATGCCTCGCGCAGCGAAATGCAGGAAGAGGCCGAGGCACTGCTCGCCCAGAGCCTGGCCGGGTACGGCGAGAAGTATCCGGAGGTGCCGGTGCGGCGCATCGTCGTCGAAAACCGCCCCGCCAAGCGATTGCTCGAGGAGGGCGAGCATGCGCAGTTGATCGTCGTCGGCAGCCACGGGCGTGGCGGTTTCGCCGGGATGACCCTCGGTTCGGTCAGCCAGGCGGTGCTGCACGGGGCGAACAAGCCGGTGATCATCGTCAGGTCGGTGAGCTGA
- a CDS encoding DUF2267 domain-containing protein has translation MSYHRDPLAPAVHTAHEWLRAVADGLGTEDRPFAHRALRAWLHSVRDRIGVSAAAHLSAQLPELLRGIFYEGWVPAHVPVRHDVPSFLAQFAAEAGVSRDEAVALAGAVTDSLTDLFSPGQLDHVFALLPENLRSILRGSDLASTLSASAAVARPQPSRIDEFDNRLRALSDAVAALVRGLEEPLGGETHNAARVSAAQQAHRILLAEGLTGSTASTR, from the coding sequence ATGAGTTATCACCGTGACCCCCTCGCCCCTGCGGTCCACACCGCTCACGAGTGGCTGCGCGCCGTTGCCGACGGGCTCGGTACCGAGGACCGTCCTTTCGCGCACCGCGCTCTGCGCGCCTGGCTGCATTCGGTGCGTGACCGCATCGGCGTCAGTGCGGCCGCGCACCTGAGCGCCCAGCTGCCCGAACTGCTGCGCGGGATCTTCTACGAAGGCTGGGTTCCCGCGCACGTCCCCGTCCGGCACGATGTGCCGTCGTTCCTCGCCCAGTTCGCCGCCGAGGCAGGCGTTTCGCGCGACGAGGCAGTGGCGCTCGCCGGCGCGGTCACCGATTCGCTCACCGACCTGTTCTCCCCCGGACAGCTAGACCACGTGTTCGCGCTGCTGCCGGAGAATCTGCGGTCCATCCTGCGGGGATCGGACCTCGCCAGCACGTTGTCGGCATCGGCGGCGGTCGCCCGACCGCAGCCGTCTCGCATCGACGAATTCGACAACCGGCTGCGGGCGCTGTCCGACGCGGTGGCAGCCCTCGTTCGCGGCCTCGAGGAACCGCTCGGCGGCGAAACGCATAACGCCGCGCGGGTATCCGCGGCTCAGCAGGCCCACCGGATTCTGCTCGCCGAAGGGCTGACCGGCTCCACCGCATCGACACGCTGA
- a CDS encoding Acg family FMN-binding oxidoreductase, whose product MKQLPTGATIEKAVLLAARAPSLHNSQPWHWTFDGDALRLFAEPERMLPATDTFGRQMLISCGIALNHLRAAMAATGWRILVARFPDPNRREHLATIAFRPAQIVTDGDRARADAILRRHTDRLPFAAPTGWSDFESVLRTTFDPEDATLDVLRDDSRPTLARASEMTAALRRYDSGYHAELQWWTGHTVADAGVPGEALISPEERQRVSVGRKFPAATGTQRRSEITADHSVILVLSTDSDAPDDLLRCGEVLSTVLLECTLAGFATCPLTHLTEMPGSRAVVQELTGRSHLPQVLIRVGLEPEPAQEGPATPRRPLTEILDMPESES is encoded by the coding sequence ATGAAACAGCTACCGACCGGTGCAACCATCGAGAAGGCCGTCCTGCTCGCTGCCAGGGCGCCGTCGCTACACAACAGCCAGCCCTGGCACTGGACATTCGACGGCGACGCGCTGCGCCTTTTCGCTGAGCCCGAACGCATGCTGCCGGCGACGGATACATTCGGCAGGCAGATGCTGATCAGCTGCGGTATCGCCCTGAACCACCTGCGCGCAGCCATGGCCGCGACCGGCTGGCGGATCCTCGTCGCCCGCTTCCCCGACCCGAACCGTCGCGAGCACCTGGCCACCATCGCCTTCCGACCGGCCCAGATCGTGACCGATGGCGACCGAGCCCGCGCGGACGCCATTCTCCGGCGGCACACCGACCGGCTGCCGTTCGCGGCGCCGACCGGGTGGTCCGATTTCGAATCGGTCCTGCGGACCACCTTCGACCCGGAGGATGCCACCCTGGACGTGTTGCGGGACGACAGCCGGCCCACCTTGGCCCGCGCCTCGGAGATGACCGCGGCCCTGCGTCGCTACGACTCCGGATACCACGCCGAATTGCAGTGGTGGACGGGGCACACGGTCGCCGATGCCGGTGTCCCGGGGGAAGCCCTGATCTCCCCGGAGGAACGGCAGCGCGTGAGCGTGGGACGTAAGTTTCCGGCGGCCACTGGAACACAGCGGCGCAGCGAGATCACCGCGGACCATTCGGTGATCCTCGTCCTGTCCACCGACAGCGACGCGCCGGACGACCTGCTGCGCTGCGGTGAGGTGCTGTCCACCGTGCTGCTCGAGTGCACCCTCGCGGGGTTCGCGACATGTCCGCTGACCCATCTCACCGAGATGCCGGGCAGTCGCGCCGTCGTCCAGGAATTGACCGGCCGCTCCCACCTGCCACAGGTCCTGATCCGGGTGGGACTCGAGCCCGAGCCCGCGCAGGAAGGTCCGGCGACACCGCGCCGACCACTCACCGAGATCCTCGACATGCCCGAATCCGAGAGCTGA
- a CDS encoding ABC transporter permease, giving the protein MSVASMLRQNTPGAGTLLRFALRRERFTMPCWVVGIAALLAFQSLGSQRFYDTPQKLAQIRETMSANAAAIAMGGPTQLLHTIGGEIVFEIFAYLAVVVALMNMFLVGRHTRSDEETGRAELFRSARVGRRAPAVAALALAGLADVAVVLVVFAAAVGTGLPAGGSLLLGLVTGGVGVTFGALTAVAAQIFENPRSVYGAVGLALAAAYVARAIGDVRGGAASWTSPIGWGQRSYPFAGDRWWTLLLFAAATLALTAVAFALLERRDFGAGLLSYGTGRATASWALSSPLGLAWRLQRGSVCGWAIGVFALGAAYGSFADSIEDFLADNPEIAAYLPGGVADAVDSYLALTVSIVALLASAFGVSSVLRARGEETAGRAEPVLGSPVSRYSWLASHLAVALGGSAFMLAVGGFGIGLAYGLTIADAVQPLRMTGVAFGYAPAVWLVVAVAALGFGWLPKAAVPLAWAAFAYCAVAVLFATAFDLPDWFDDASPFTHTPRVPLETLTAAPILVITMAVVAALAIGIAGFRRRDAGY; this is encoded by the coding sequence GTGAGCGTCGCGTCGATGCTGCGCCAGAACACCCCCGGAGCAGGCACCCTGCTGCGGTTCGCGCTGCGGCGCGAGCGATTCACGATGCCGTGCTGGGTGGTCGGCATCGCCGCGCTGCTGGCGTTCCAATCCCTTGGCAGTCAGCGCTTCTACGACACACCGCAGAAACTCGCGCAGATCCGCGAGACGATGAGCGCCAACGCGGCCGCCATCGCCATGGGCGGGCCGACCCAGCTGCTGCACACCATCGGCGGCGAGATCGTGTTCGAGATCTTCGCCTATCTGGCGGTCGTGGTCGCGTTGATGAACATGTTCCTGGTCGGGCGGCATACGCGCTCGGACGAGGAAACCGGGCGGGCCGAACTGTTCCGTTCAGCCCGAGTAGGACGCCGGGCCCCCGCCGTCGCGGCGCTGGCGCTGGCCGGGCTCGCCGATGTCGCCGTCGTGCTGGTGGTCTTCGCCGCCGCGGTCGGCACCGGGCTTCCGGCAGGCGGTTCGCTGCTGCTCGGACTCGTCACCGGCGGTGTCGGCGTCACCTTCGGCGCTCTCACCGCGGTCGCGGCGCAGATCTTCGAGAACCCGCGCAGCGTCTACGGAGCAGTCGGATTGGCTCTCGCGGCCGCCTACGTGGCACGCGCGATCGGCGATGTCCGAGGCGGTGCCGCTTCCTGGACATCGCCGATCGGGTGGGGGCAGCGCAGCTACCCGTTCGCAGGCGACCGCTGGTGGACTCTGCTGCTGTTCGCCGCCGCGACCCTCGCGCTCACCGCCGTCGCGTTCGCCCTGCTCGAACGGCGTGACTTCGGCGCGGGACTGCTCTCGTACGGGACCGGTCGCGCGACCGCGTCGTGGGCGCTGAGTTCACCGCTGGGCCTGGCCTGGCGGCTGCAGCGCGGCTCGGTGTGTGGTTGGGCGATCGGTGTTTTCGCGCTTGGCGCGGCATATGGCTCGTTCGCCGACAGCATCGAGGACTTTCTTGCCGACAATCCGGAGATCGCCGCCTACCTGCCCGGCGGTGTGGCCGACGCGGTGGATTCGTATCTGGCACTGACGGTCTCGATCGTCGCGCTACTTGCCTCCGCGTTCGGAGTCAGCAGCGTGCTACGCGCCCGCGGCGAGGAGACCGCGGGCCGAGCCGAACCGGTGCTCGGTTCACCCGTCAGCCGGTATTCCTGGCTGGCGAGCCACCTGGCGGTCGCTCTGGGCGGCAGTGCGTTCATGCTGGCTGTCGGGGGTTTCGGCATCGGGCTGGCGTACGGGTTGACGATCGCGGATGCTGTTCAGCCGCTCCGGATGACCGGCGTGGCGTTCGGGTACGCGCCCGCGGTCTGGCTGGTGGTCGCCGTCGCGGCGCTCGGATTCGGCTGGTTGCCCAAGGCGGCCGTCCCGCTGGCTTGGGCGGCGTTCGCCTACTGTGCCGTCGCCGTGCTGTTCGCGACGGCCTTCGATCTGCCCGACTGGTTCGACGATGCGTCTCCGTTCACGCATACTCCGCGGGTGCCACTCGAAACCCTCACCGCCGCACCGATTCTCGTGATCACCATGGCAGTAGTGGCCGCACTGGCGATCGGCATCGCCGGATTCCGCCGCCGTGATGCCGGGTACTGA
- a CDS encoding wax ester/triacylglycerol synthase family O-acyltransferase — protein MTELRPLDSGFMELEDADRHLSLGIGAVAIIAGSPPSRDELTGVLAGGVKQNVRLGQKVRRAPLDLATPVWENDPNFDLAHHIRWTALPAPGDESALCELVATELEERLDRDHPLWQCVVVEHLAGDRWALIVKAHHSLVDGVSGISVFENLCDPVAAGTEKVAPESRVCAAMEWLNYARQGMRLPVVVPRYLIGMVRSLVPLAVAAVSPTAECSLNGPIGRQRRYVVARAALSDVHAIGTAFGATVNDVVLTAIAAAYRDLLRSRNERPTRDKLRILVPVSMRPTEAKYTLDNRVSAMLPFLPIDVADPVERLEMIHGRMSKHKSRGEARAQSSILALAGRVPFAAVAWGIRLMARFPQRSVGALATNVPGPRRELTIRGRKVLELLPAVPIAMRLRTAIAILSYADHLTFGITGDYDTAPDIAVIADGIGREIQRLREHAELRRLPRPGMAGE, from the coding sequence ATGACAGAACTGCGGCCCCTCGATTCGGGCTTCATGGAACTAGAGGACGCCGACCGTCATCTCAGTCTCGGGATCGGCGCGGTGGCGATCATTGCCGGATCGCCGCCGAGTAGGGACGAGCTCACCGGTGTGCTCGCCGGCGGCGTGAAACAGAACGTACGTCTCGGTCAGAAGGTGCGCCGTGCCCCGCTCGACCTGGCCACACCGGTATGGGAGAACGACCCGAATTTCGATCTCGCACACCACATCAGATGGACCGCGCTGCCCGCACCCGGCGACGAGTCGGCGCTGTGCGAACTCGTCGCGACCGAACTGGAGGAGCGGCTCGACCGCGATCATCCGCTCTGGCAGTGCGTCGTCGTGGAACATCTCGCCGGGGACCGCTGGGCGCTGATCGTCAAAGCGCATCACAGCCTGGTCGACGGCGTGTCCGGGATCTCCGTCTTCGAGAATCTGTGCGATCCGGTGGCGGCGGGGACGGAGAAGGTGGCGCCCGAGTCACGGGTCTGCGCCGCCATGGAGTGGCTGAATTACGCTCGCCAGGGAATGCGGCTGCCGGTAGTCGTGCCCCGATACCTGATCGGCATGGTCCGCAGTCTGGTCCCATTGGCTGTCGCAGCGGTTTCGCCGACCGCGGAGTGCTCGCTCAACGGCCCCATCGGACGGCAGCGCCGGTACGTCGTCGCACGGGCCGCGCTGTCGGATGTCCACGCGATCGGCACGGCGTTCGGCGCCACCGTCAACGATGTCGTCCTGACCGCCATCGCCGCCGCGTACCGTGACCTTTTGCGCAGTAGGAACGAGCGGCCGACCCGGGACAAGTTGCGCATTCTCGTTCCGGTGTCGATGCGGCCCACGGAGGCGAAATACACGCTCGACAACCGGGTCTCAGCGATGCTGCCGTTCCTACCGATCGATGTGGCCGATCCGGTCGAGCGTCTGGAGATGATTCACGGGCGGATGTCGAAGCACAAGTCGAGAGGCGAGGCGCGGGCGCAGAGTTCGATACTCGCCCTGGCGGGCCGGGTGCCCTTCGCGGCCGTCGCGTGGGGTATCCGGCTGATGGCGCGATTTCCCCAGCGCAGCGTCGGTGCGCTCGCGACCAACGTGCCCGGCCCGCGCCGCGAACTGACCATCCGCGGGCGGAAGGTCCTGGAGTTGCTACCGGCCGTGCCGATCGCCATGCGGTTGCGCACCGCGATCGCGATCCTCAGTTACGCGGACCACCTGACGTTCGGCATCACCGGTGACTACGACACCGCACCTGATATCGCCGTGATCGCCGACGGGATCGGGCGTGAGATCCAGCGGCTGCGGGAGCACGCCGAGTTACGGCGGCTGCCCCGGCCGGGGATGGCCGGGGAGTGA
- a CDS encoding SulP family inorganic anion transporter: MLARLLPGIRQFEGYQRAWLRSDLLAGITVAAYLVPQVMAYATVAGLPPVAGLWAALGPLAVYTLLATSRQLSVGPESTTALLTAVALAPLALGDPARYAALAAVLALLVGVLCLAGAAARLGVLADLLSKPVLVGYLAGTAGIMIVGQLESVTGVPVEGESILAELRSFLENLDQWHGATVWLAAAVLTGLLVLARRAPRAPGPLIAVLLATAVVAVFALDRFGIRTVGAIPAGIPAPGLNSVAMNDVAALILPAVGIAVVAFSDNVLTARAFAARHGYRVEANTELAALGAANLGAGLLHGFPVSCSASRTTIADAMGARTQLYSLVTLGGVLAVLFGARGILAAFPTAALGALVIYAALRLINLPEFRRIARFRRSELVLALGTVVAVLGLGVLYGVLIAIALSIFDLLRRIARAHDAILGFVPGLAGMHDVDDYPDAKPVPGLVIYRYDAPLCFANAEDFRRRALAAVDARSGRGGLPVRWFVLNAEANVEVDLTALDAVEQLRAELAERGIVFAMARVKQDLRVDLDASGLTSRIGESHMYPTLPTVVAAYRADRNAGSDGPSTE, from the coding sequence GTGCTGGCACGTTTGCTCCCAGGGATCCGGCAATTCGAGGGTTACCAGCGGGCATGGCTGCGGTCCGACCTGCTCGCGGGTATCACCGTGGCCGCGTACCTCGTCCCGCAGGTCATGGCCTACGCGACCGTCGCGGGACTGCCGCCCGTGGCGGGGCTGTGGGCGGCATTGGGGCCGCTGGCGGTCTACACCCTGCTGGCGACCTCGCGTCAGCTCTCGGTAGGTCCGGAGTCGACCACCGCGCTGCTCACCGCCGTCGCGCTGGCTCCGCTCGCGCTGGGCGACCCCGCTCGGTACGCCGCACTGGCGGCGGTGCTCGCACTGCTGGTCGGCGTTCTGTGTCTGGCCGGTGCGGCCGCCCGGTTGGGCGTGCTGGCGGATCTGCTGTCGAAACCGGTTCTGGTCGGGTACCTGGCGGGCACCGCCGGGATCATGATCGTCGGCCAGCTCGAGTCGGTGACCGGGGTGCCGGTCGAGGGCGAATCCATTCTCGCGGAACTGCGTTCCTTCCTCGAGAACCTGGACCAATGGCACGGGGCCACCGTCTGGCTCGCGGCGGCGGTGCTGACGGGTCTCTTGGTGCTGGCTCGGCGTGCTCCGCGGGCGCCGGGGCCACTGATCGCGGTGTTGCTGGCGACCGCGGTGGTGGCGGTCTTCGCTTTGGACCGTTTCGGCATCCGCACGGTCGGCGCGATCCCCGCCGGGATTCCGGCGCCCGGCCTGAACTCGGTCGCCATGAACGACGTCGCGGCGCTGATCCTCCCCGCGGTCGGCATCGCGGTAGTGGCCTTCTCCGACAACGTCTTGACCGCCCGTGCGTTCGCGGCCCGCCACGGATACCGCGTGGAAGCGAACACCGAACTCGCCGCCCTCGGCGCGGCCAACCTCGGGGCCGGGCTGCTGCACGGATTCCCCGTGAGCTGTTCCGCCAGCAGAACCACGATCGCCGACGCCATGGGCGCTCGCACCCAGCTGTACTCACTGGTCACGCTCGGCGGTGTGCTCGCGGTACTGTTCGGAGCCCGCGGCATCCTCGCGGCCTTCCCGACCGCGGCGCTGGGAGCGCTGGTCATCTACGCGGCGCTGCGGCTGATCAACCTGCCGGAGTTCCGTCGTATCGCCCGATTCCGGCGTAGCGAGCTGGTGCTGGCGCTCGGCACGGTCGTCGCGGTACTCGGCCTCGGTGTGCTCTACGGCGTGCTGATCGCGATCGCGCTGTCGATCTTCGATCTGCTGCGCCGGATCGCCCGCGCCCACGACGCGATACTCGGCTTCGTCCCAGGGCTGGCCGGAATGCACGACGTCGACGACTATCCCGACGCGAAACCTGTTCCCGGACTGGTGATCTACCGCTACGACGCCCCGCTGTGCTTCGCCAACGCCGAGGACTTCCGGCGCAGGGCGCTGGCAGCGGTGGATGCTCGGTCCGGACGCGGAGGTCTTCCGGTGCGCTGGTTCGTGCTCAACGCGGAGGCGAACGTGGAAGTCGACCTGACCGCGCTGGACGCGGTCGAACAACTCCGGGCCGAACTGGCCGAGCGGGGGATCGTCTTCGCGATGGCGCGCGTCAAACAGGATCTGCGCGTCGACTTGGACGCCTCGGGGTTGACATCGAGGATCGGCGAATCGCACATGTACCCGACGCTGCCGACCGTGGTCGCTGCCTACCGCGCGGACCGGAATGCGGGGTCCGACGGCCCGTCCACCGAATGA